From Deinococcus sp. KSM4-11, a single genomic window includes:
- a CDS encoding VOC family protein, whose protein sequence is MTQSTFPTLTSTDLTFGPVELTTADLTRSVAFYQGVLGMNLLDRNGVTATLGLPNRPLVMLTEVPGAQPSRPSSPGLYHLALLLPSRTDLARWVQHAASLGLRVGQSDHLVSEAFYLQDPDGHGIEVYRDRPRSEWRWQAGQVQMAGDPINMGSLMTEPGADVPFTTLPEGTTMGHVHLRVTDLAATEGFYRDVLGFDVVSRWPGALFVSVGGYHHHFGLNTWQSTGGAPAPQGTSQLLRVHVHLPERKDLDALDVRLRAATVAFTRNGASLDVRDPAGTTLHFHAERPA, encoded by the coding sequence ATGACCCAGTCCACCTTCCCCACCCTGACCAGCACCGACCTGACGTTCGGCCCGGTCGAACTCACGACCGCTGACCTGACCCGGAGCGTCGCCTTCTACCAGGGGGTGCTGGGCATGAACCTCCTGGATCGGAACGGTGTGACGGCCACACTCGGCCTGCCGAACCGGCCCCTGGTCATGCTCACCGAAGTCCCGGGCGCGCAGCCCTCCCGGCCCTCGTCGCCTGGGCTGTACCACCTCGCGCTCCTGCTCCCCAGCCGCACCGACCTCGCCCGCTGGGTGCAGCACGCGGCGAGCCTCGGCCTCCGTGTCGGGCAGAGCGACCACCTGGTCAGCGAGGCGTTTTACCTGCAGGATCCCGATGGGCACGGCATCGAGGTCTACCGCGACCGCCCCCGCTCCGAGTGGCGCTGGCAGGCCGGACAGGTGCAGATGGCCGGCGATCCCATCAACATGGGCAGCCTGATGACCGAACCGGGAGCCGACGTGCCCTTCACCACCCTGCCCGAGGGCACCACCATGGGCCACGTGCATCTTCGGGTCACGGATCTGGCCGCCACGGAGGGGTTCTACCGCGACGTCCTGGGGTTCGATGTCGTCTCGCGCTGGCCGGGCGCCCTGTTCGTCTCGGTGGGCGGGTACCACCATCACTTCGGCCTGAACACCTGGCAGAGCACCGGGGGCGCACCAGCTCCTCAGGGAACCAGTCAACTGCTGCGCGTGCACGTCCACCTGCCAGAGCGGAAGGATCTTGACGCGCTCGACGTCCGCCTGCGCGCCGCGACGGTGGCCTTCACACGCAACGGCGCCAGTCTCGACGTGCGCGACCCGGCTGGCACCACCCTGCACTTCCACGCGGAGCGGCCTGCGTGA
- a CDS encoding alpha/beta hydrolase: MSALTFQLRPPRTGPMQGAPLLVLLHGVGGNERNLLPVADALDPRFAVLSVRGPLQVSPDGFAFFNVRFTPEPVPNAEEAEASRTALIDVLPRLVQEQGLDPQRVFLLGFSQGAIIGASVTLSRPDLVAGLVMLSGRILPEARSTFAPAHALGEAPVFVAHGRQDAKLGIHHGRASRALLSDLGATFTYREYDMGHEITAQELSDVNAWLESRLAPPA; encoded by the coding sequence GTGAGTGCCCTGACCTTTCAGCTACGGCCGCCCCGCACCGGCCCCATGCAGGGCGCACCCCTGCTGGTGCTGCTGCACGGTGTGGGTGGCAACGAGCGGAACCTGCTCCCGGTGGCGGACGCCCTCGATCCGCGTTTCGCCGTGCTGAGCGTCCGTGGCCCGCTCCAGGTCTCACCCGACGGCTTTGCCTTCTTCAACGTGCGCTTCACGCCGGAACCCGTCCCGAACGCCGAGGAAGCCGAAGCGAGCCGCACGGCCCTGATCGATGTTCTGCCGCGCCTCGTGCAGGAGCAGGGTCTTGACCCACAGCGCGTGTTTCTGCTGGGCTTCTCGCAGGGAGCGATCATCGGCGCGAGCGTCACGTTGTCCCGCCCCGACCTCGTCGCCGGTCTGGTGATGCTCTCGGGGCGCATCCTGCCCGAGGCGCGTTCCACCTTCGCGCCAGCCCATGCGCTCGGGGAGGCGCCGGTCTTCGTGGCGCATGGCCGTCAGGATGCCAAACTCGGCATTCATCACGGCCGCGCGAGCCGAGCGCTGCTCAGCGACCTGGGAGCCACCTTCACGTACCGCGAGTACGACATGGGCCACGAGATCACCGCGCAGGAACTGAGTGACGTGAACGCGTGGCTGGAATCGCGGCTCGCTCCTCCGGCCTGA
- a CDS encoding 3'-5' exonuclease has product MPAPDPLLYGHHPTPGIVSVHADLSGRALVWRRVDGQVTLERVQFRPWLYARDLADVEHLGSRLAYDDAGAAFSVQEFPGPAGSLRYLLTGADGRALREAVLSGASRRLGRRVTSLHDLRGYYAVGATEQYLMASGRTSFGGMGFDDPHRLQFDLETTSLSPDTGRIFMIAVRDNQGFQTVLEARRAAQEPALIQHLLTVIQERDPDIIENHNIMGFDLPFLLGRAQVHGLAVNFSRPGGPPGLWRVQDGRSAPHWACAGREIVDTIDAVRRLDLPSASLKIVSQLYGIAPPGRVYIEGAQVAETYRTDPNRVRTYALQDVEEVDALARRVLAPAFVLATMAPRPYHRLPYAGTATGMLEPMLVRAYLHARHALPGDVAGPGTPHQGGAVHLYAEGVLRNVVKADVASMYPSIIRHERIGPSSDPLGVFLHLMDHLTALRLHHKAAARRGDPGEHEAIHTAMKLVVNSGYGYLGAGRLALFQDPAAADRVTRRGRELLGQVVEALRVRGVTLIEADTDGVYFSTPDHWSEADARTLIAEVDRLLPDGVALEYDGRARAMLSHEIKNYALLRYDGTLEVRGAAFESSRTEPYGRAFLHRALRCLLAYDLPGVQAAYRDARHALESRGCRNADVASRVRLTKTPEQYAATRTARREGAYEALHVLGRGWRAGERISLYHRAGHGLTPLDVNPDGRDYDVPHYVAALTSAYATRLRKGLTPQDFRQLFESGAQPGLFDQPVDTMRPVWTPL; this is encoded by the coding sequence ATGCCGGCCCCAGACCCACTGCTGTACGGACACCACCCCACGCCGGGCATCGTGTCCGTCCACGCCGACCTCTCGGGACGCGCCCTGGTCTGGCGCCGGGTGGACGGGCAGGTCACCCTGGAGCGGGTTCAGTTCCGGCCGTGGCTGTACGCGCGAGACCTTGCAGACGTCGAACACCTCGGATCCCGGCTCGCGTACGACGATGCGGGGGCGGCCTTCAGCGTGCAGGAATTCCCAGGCCCTGCCGGCAGCCTGCGATACCTGCTCACCGGCGCGGACGGGCGTGCCCTGAGGGAAGCGGTGTTGAGTGGCGCGTCCCGGCGGCTGGGGCGGCGCGTCACCAGCCTGCATGACCTGCGCGGCTACTACGCGGTCGGGGCAACCGAACAGTACCTGATGGCGTCCGGACGCACCTCCTTCGGCGGGATGGGATTCGACGACCCGCACCGCCTGCAGTTCGACCTGGAAACGACCAGCCTGAGCCCCGACACCGGGCGCATCTTCATGATCGCCGTGCGTGACAACCAGGGCTTTCAGACGGTGCTGGAGGCGCGGCGGGCGGCGCAGGAACCGGCGCTGATCCAGCACCTGCTGACGGTCATCCAGGAGCGCGATCCGGACATCATCGAGAACCACAACATCATGGGCTTCGACCTGCCGTTCCTGCTCGGTCGCGCGCAGGTTCACGGCTTGGCGGTGAACTTCAGTCGCCCAGGTGGCCCGCCTGGGCTCTGGCGGGTGCAGGATGGCCGCAGCGCCCCGCACTGGGCCTGCGCGGGACGGGAGATCGTGGACACCATCGACGCGGTGCGCCGCCTGGATCTGCCGAGCGCCAGTCTGAAGATCGTCTCCCAGTTGTACGGCATCGCCCCGCCAGGCCGGGTGTATATCGAGGGCGCCCAGGTGGCCGAGACGTACCGCACGGATCCGAACCGCGTCCGCACCTACGCGCTGCAGGATGTCGAGGAGGTCGATGCGCTTGCCCGGCGGGTGCTCGCGCCGGCCTTTGTCCTGGCGACGATGGCCCCACGGCCCTACCATCGCCTGCCGTATGCGGGTACCGCGACGGGCATGCTCGAACCGATGCTGGTGCGCGCGTACCTGCACGCCCGGCACGCCCTGCCCGGCGACGTCGCAGGCCCGGGCACGCCCCACCAGGGGGGCGCGGTGCATCTGTATGCCGAGGGTGTCCTCCGGAACGTGGTGAAGGCCGACGTGGCCAGCATGTATCCCAGCATCATCCGCCACGAGCGCATCGGCCCGTCGAGTGACCCGCTGGGCGTGTTCCTGCACCTGATGGATCACCTGACCGCCCTGCGGCTGCACCACAAGGCGGCCGCCAGGCGGGGAGACCCCGGCGAGCACGAGGCCATTCACACCGCCATGAAGCTCGTCGTGAACTCCGGCTACGGGTACCTGGGCGCCGGACGTCTGGCCCTCTTCCAGGATCCGGCCGCTGCCGATCGCGTGACCAGGCGGGGCCGTGAACTGCTCGGACAGGTGGTGGAGGCGCTGCGGGTGCGCGGCGTCACGCTGATCGAGGCCGATACGGATGGCGTGTACTTCTCGACTCCGGACCACTGGTCGGAAGCCGACGCCAGGACGCTGATCGCCGAAGTCGACCGCCTGCTGCCGGATGGTGTGGCCCTGGAGTACGACGGCCGCGCACGCGCGATGCTCAGCCACGAGATCAAGAATTACGCCCTGTTGCGGTACGACGGAACGCTGGAAGTGCGCGGCGCGGCCTTCGAATCCAGTCGCACCGAGCCCTACGGCCGGGCCTTCCTGCACCGGGCCTTGCGGTGCCTGCTCGCTTACGATCTGCCGGGCGTGCAGGCGGCGTACCGTGACGCCCGGCACGCCCTGGAGTCCCGCGGGTGCCGCAACGCGGACGTGGCGAGCCGTGTGCGGCTCACGAAGACGCCCGAGCAGTACGCGGCCACCCGCACGGCGCGCCGGGAAGGAGCGTATGAAGCCCTGCATGTCCTCGGGCGCGGCTGGCGGGCCGGGGAGCGGATCAGCCTGTACCACCGCGCCGGACACGGCCTGACGCCACTCGACGTGAATCCGGACGGCCGGGATTACGACGTCCCGCATTACGTGGCGGCCCTGACGAGTGCGTACGCGACCCGGCTGCGCAAGGGGCTCACGCCACAGGATTTCCGGCAGCTGTTCGAGTCCGGCGCCCAGCCGGGGCTGTTTGACCAACCCGTGGACACGATGCGCCCGGTCTGGACGCCGCTCTGA
- a CDS encoding FAD-binding protein has product MTLRPERQVSETNWGGNVTYGAERVHRPGTVVELQAILEQSVRVKALGTRHTFNRLSDTVGDLVSMERFNNVGEVNTADHTVRIEGGVRYGELGASLHAQGFALPNLASLPQLSVAGACATGTHGSGTTAAVLASAVTRLELLTASGDLSILSLEHTPELFPGVVVSLGALGIVTALTLAVEPTYEVRQDVYERLALAEVAEHFDAMMTAADSVSLFTTWQDDTFHQAWLKRRIDGTGRPAPRTWFGAALAEHDVHPVPGLSATPCTPQGGVPGPWFERWPHFRMGHTPSSGEEVQSEYLIPRQHAPAALRALFALGSRLAPLLLVSEVRTVAADTFWLSPCFGRDCAAVHFTWRRDEQAVREVLPAIEAALAPFGARSHWGKVFVAPPDLPRLPDFRDLMQTFDPGGKFRNAFLDTHLIGSA; this is encoded by the coding sequence GTGACCCTGCGGCCGGAGCGGCAGGTCTCCGAAACCAACTGGGGCGGCAACGTCACGTACGGCGCGGAGCGGGTTCATCGGCCAGGCACCGTCGTGGAACTGCAGGCGATCCTCGAGCAGTCCGTGCGGGTCAAGGCACTCGGCACCCGGCACACGTTCAACCGGCTGTCCGACACCGTCGGCGACCTGGTCTCCATGGAGCGGTTCAACAACGTTGGAGAGGTGAACACTGCGGATCACACCGTCCGGATCGAGGGTGGGGTGCGCTACGGCGAACTGGGTGCGTCGCTGCATGCCCAGGGCTTCGCGCTGCCCAACCTCGCATCCCTGCCGCAGCTCTCGGTGGCGGGAGCATGCGCGACGGGCACGCACGGCTCCGGCACGACTGCGGCAGTGCTCGCCTCGGCGGTGACACGCCTGGAATTGCTGACCGCCAGCGGGGATCTCAGCATCCTGTCGCTTGAACACACTCCCGAACTGTTTCCCGGCGTGGTGGTGTCGCTGGGGGCGCTCGGTATCGTGACCGCACTCACCCTGGCCGTCGAGCCGACCTACGAGGTGCGCCAGGACGTCTACGAGCGCCTGGCGCTGGCAGAGGTGGCCGAACACTTTGACGCCATGATGACGGCGGCGGACAGCGTCAGTCTGTTCACCACCTGGCAGGACGACACTTTTCATCAGGCGTGGCTGAAACGGCGCATTGACGGAACGGGGCGCCCCGCGCCGCGGACGTGGTTCGGAGCCGCTCTGGCAGAGCACGATGTCCATCCGGTACCGGGGCTGTCGGCGACACCGTGCACCCCACAGGGGGGCGTGCCGGGCCCCTGGTTCGAGCGCTGGCCGCACTTTCGTATGGGCCACACGCCGAGCAGTGGGGAAGAGGTTCAGAGTGAATATCTGATTCCCAGGCAGCATGCCCCCGCCGCGCTGCGCGCCCTCTTCGCGCTGGGATCGCGCCTCGCGCCGCTGCTGCTCGTCTCGGAAGTCCGAACCGTGGCCGCCGACACCTTCTGGCTCAGTCCATGTTTCGGACGGGACTGCGCCGCGGTGCATTTCACATGGCGACGGGATGAACAGGCCGTCAGGGAAGTCCTTCCAGCGATCGAGGCGGCGCTGGCTCCGTTCGGGGCCCGTTCCCACTGGGGGAAAGTGTTCGTCGCGCCGCCAGACCTGCCCAGACTGCCGGACTTTCGCGACCTGATGCAGACGTTCGATCCCGGCGGGAAGTTTCGGAACGCGTTTCTGGACACACACCTCATCGGCTCGGCCTGA
- a CDS encoding TetR/AcrR family transcriptional regulator → MTVQERKARERADRHQSIISAARTLAETEGWDAVTTRRLAEHIGYSQPVLYSHFRGKDEIVGAVALEGFAELTAALRSAVSNGTTGRVAIAALAETYVAFAGRHPTVYDAMFSLSSSLPFADTATPLPLLEAFAALLDTLGAVAGTADPEVFTEVVWAALHGLVTLTRSGRLPPQGTSHRLAVLVDRLVAE, encoded by the coding sequence ATGACTGTCCAGGAGCGCAAGGCACGTGAGCGCGCGGATCGCCACCAGTCGATCATCTCGGCGGCACGCACCCTTGCCGAGACCGAGGGCTGGGACGCCGTCACCACACGCCGACTCGCCGAACACATCGGGTACAGCCAGCCCGTGCTCTACAGCCACTTCCGCGGGAAGGACGAGATCGTCGGGGCCGTGGCCCTCGAAGGGTTCGCCGAATTGACGGCGGCCCTGCGCAGCGCCGTGTCCAACGGGACGACAGGGCGTGTTGCGATAGCCGCACTGGCCGAGACCTACGTCGCCTTCGCCGGGCGCCACCCCACCGTATACGACGCCATGTTCAGTCTCAGCAGCAGCCTTCCCTTCGCCGATACAGCCACGCCGCTGCCGCTCCTCGAGGCGTTCGCAGCGTTGCTGGACACGCTCGGTGCGGTGGCGGGTACCGCCGATCCGGAGGTCTTCACCGAAGTCGTGTGGGCGGCGTTGCACGGACTGGTCACCCTCACCCGCTCGGGTCGGCTGCCACCACAGGGCACATCACACCGGCTGGCCGTGCTGGTGGATCGACTCGTCGCTGAATGA
- a CDS encoding anthrone oxygenase family protein produces the protein MQEGLAVVTLVLVGLMVGVEVCVAAFVNPTFDRLPNGGGLAARSDGARVLGRVMPVWYVGSVLCSVGWAVQTWGRPEALTVVVAAALLVVSVVLSVMLLVPINSQVAQWSSTGAPANWREQVGRWDRLHVLRVAILVIAFTLLVLSGVSHSA, from the coding sequence ATGCAGGAAGGACTGGCGGTTGTCACCCTTGTTCTGGTGGGCCTGATGGTGGGCGTGGAGGTCTGCGTCGCGGCCTTCGTGAATCCGACCTTTGACCGGCTCCCGAATGGCGGCGGCCTGGCTGCCCGCAGCGACGGCGCCCGGGTGCTGGGGCGGGTGATGCCGGTCTGGTACGTCGGCTCCGTCCTCTGCAGCGTCGGGTGGGCCGTGCAGACCTGGGGTCGTCCGGAGGCGTTGACCGTGGTGGTGGCCGCTGCCCTGCTGGTGGTGAGCGTCGTCCTGTCGGTCATGCTGCTGGTGCCGATCAACTCACAGGTGGCGCAGTGGTCATCCACGGGCGCCCCGGCGAACTGGCGGGAGCAGGTTGGACGATGGGACCGCCTTCACGTCCTCCGGGTGGCCATCCTCGTCATCGCGTTCACACTGCTGGTTCTTTCGGGCGTCAGCCACTCAGCCTGA
- a CDS encoding C39 family peptidase encodes MPHSSVSCGQPAMMAIHVWGRRSAALCLLGCVMMASARSNTGLVLPRPDPTGVSGPVAWSSPPAATVASFIGWVPLSEWLPVGDALPVRTYLQGLSFDFQTYNNCGPSALSSVLGFYRVHIGQDVIQRTTRTGDAFMQISAIAPELARFKLKTIAVRQGQPAQVKRLLSLGIPVIVLQWFDRPGHINHFRVVRGYDDQARVFWVSDSMVGPLAYLSYHSFEVLWNTQARQMFPVYPEGYDAVVRKLIGKSG; translated from the coding sequence ATGCCTCATTCCAGTGTGTCCTGCGGCCAGCCCGCCATGATGGCGATCCACGTGTGGGGCCGGCGCAGTGCGGCGCTCTGTCTGCTCGGCTGCGTCATGATGGCGTCCGCGCGGTCGAACACCGGCCTTGTCCTGCCGCGTCCTGATCCGACCGGCGTCTCGGGCCCCGTGGCGTGGAGTTCACCCCCCGCGGCCACCGTGGCCAGTTTCATCGGCTGGGTGCCCCTCAGTGAGTGGCTGCCGGTCGGCGACGCCCTTCCGGTGAGAACCTATCTGCAGGGCCTGAGCTTCGATTTCCAGACCTACAACAACTGCGGGCCCAGCGCCCTGTCCTCGGTTCTGGGTTTCTACCGTGTTCACATCGGTCAGGACGTCATCCAGCGCACCACCCGCACCGGTGACGCGTTTATGCAGATCAGCGCCATCGCGCCTGAGCTGGCGCGCTTCAAACTCAAGACCATCGCCGTCCGGCAGGGCCAGCCAGCCCAGGTCAAGCGCCTGCTGTCGCTCGGGATTCCTGTGATCGTCCTGCAATGGTTCGATCGTCCAGGGCACATCAACCACTTCCGGGTGGTACGCGGCTATGACGATCAGGCCCGGGTGTTCTGGGTAAGTGACAGCATGGTGGGGCCCCTGGCGTATCTGAGCTATCACAGCTTTGAGGTGCTGTGGAACACGCAGGCGCGGCAGATGTTCCCGGTGTATCCCGAAGGGTACGACGCCGTAGTGCGCAAGTTGATCGGAAAGTCAGGCTGA
- a CDS encoding substrate-binding domain-containing protein encodes MPSPVQSAVPLHCQVRARREALHLRSGELAAQCGITRQALHSIETGVYAPNTVVSLRLAQALSCRVEDLFTLVEDQVTAQVLKPPPLDGSRVQLAWVGERLLAFPVSGEAGWGHPADGTISTPPGLPAGHVSVQLFTEQGLARRTAVLIGCDPSLGVASSHVGRQHPDTRLLWQSASSLQALKALARGEAHAAGIHLWDARSGVSNLPFVQQELPGRRVHLYTLWSWEQGLLVARGNPHGITGIKDLQRPELRMVNRERGSGSRVLLDAWLAELELPPMARRRLPGYHDEAQSHLDAAAQVASGHAHVAPGPRSAAQALGLDFISLQTERFDLAVPDEHLTHPAIAALLSVVQHPTFRAEIASLGGYDPSHAGEHWQTTS; translated from the coding sequence ATGCCCTCCCCGGTTCAGAGCGCCGTGCCACTGCATTGCCAGGTTCGCGCCCGGCGCGAAGCGCTGCACCTGCGATCCGGCGAGCTGGCGGCGCAGTGCGGAATCACGCGTCAGGCGCTGCATTCCATCGAAACGGGCGTCTACGCGCCGAACACGGTCGTCTCCCTGCGGCTTGCCCAGGCGCTGTCGTGCCGGGTCGAAGACCTCTTCACGCTGGTCGAGGATCAGGTCACCGCCCAGGTCCTCAAGCCCCCGCCCCTGGACGGCAGCCGGGTGCAGCTCGCGTGGGTGGGCGAACGCCTGCTGGCGTTCCCGGTGTCCGGTGAGGCCGGCTGGGGCCATCCGGCAGACGGCACGATCTCCACGCCGCCGGGCCTGCCAGCCGGGCACGTGTCCGTCCAGCTGTTCACCGAGCAGGGGCTGGCCCGGAGAACGGCCGTCTTGATCGGGTGTGATCCTTCATTAGGGGTCGCGTCGAGCCACGTGGGCCGCCAGCATCCGGACACCCGGCTGTTGTGGCAGTCAGCGTCGAGCCTGCAGGCCCTCAAGGCGCTCGCCCGCGGCGAGGCACACGCGGCGGGCATCCACCTCTGGGACGCCCGGTCTGGCGTGTCCAACCTGCCGTTCGTCCAGCAGGAACTCCCTGGCCGGCGGGTTCACCTCTACACGTTGTGGTCATGGGAGCAGGGCCTGCTGGTCGCCCGGGGCAATCCCCACGGGATCACCGGCATCAAGGACCTGCAGCGACCCGAACTGCGGATGGTGAACCGGGAGCGCGGCTCGGGCAGCCGGGTGCTGCTCGACGCGTGGCTGGCGGAACTCGAGCTCCCGCCCATGGCGCGCCGCCGCCTGCCCGGGTATCACGACGAAGCCCAGAGCCACCTGGACGCGGCCGCTCAGGTGGCGTCCGGCCACGCCCACGTGGCCCCCGGCCCACGCTCGGCGGCTCAGGCACTGGGGCTGGACTTCATTTCCCTGCAGACCGAGCGCTTCGATCTGGCCGTCCCGGACGAACATCTCACCCACCCTGCCATCGCTGCGCTGCTCAGCGTCGTGCAGCACCCCACCTTCCGTGCCGAGATCGCGTCCCTGGGCGGCTACGACCCATCCCACGCCGGAGAACACTGGCAGACGACCAGCTAA
- the modA gene encoding molybdate ABC transporter substrate-binding protein has product MLKTVALTAVLLTASAAAAANLTVFAAASLTDAFTELGKAFDAQSGNTTTFQFAGSQALRTQLENGAKADIYASANDAQFTPLVTKGLIAAGQPFVRNKLTLIAPRNNLALQTLNDLSKPGLKLVIADKTVPVGDYTRRMLAAIDKSGTYGKDFSARTLKNVVSEETNVRQVALKVQLGEADAAVVYTTDVTPILKPLVRVIALPSRFNQSASYPIGVLKGSASPVAAQAFVTFVQSAAGQKILKKWGFLSPQ; this is encoded by the coding sequence ATGCTCAAGACCGTTGCCCTCACCGCCGTCCTCCTGACTGCCAGCGCCGCCGCCGCCGCCAACCTCACGGTGTTCGCCGCCGCGTCGCTGACCGACGCCTTTACCGAACTCGGAAAGGCCTTCGACGCCCAGAGCGGCAACACGACCACCTTCCAGTTTGCCGGCTCTCAGGCGCTGCGCACCCAGCTCGAGAACGGTGCGAAGGCCGACATCTATGCCAGCGCCAATGACGCCCAGTTCACCCCACTGGTCACCAAGGGGCTGATCGCGGCCGGGCAGCCCTTCGTGCGGAACAAGCTCACCCTGATCGCGCCGAGGAACAACCTCGCCCTCCAGACCCTGAACGACCTGAGCAAACCGGGCCTGAAACTGGTCATCGCCGACAAGACCGTGCCGGTAGGCGATTACACCCGGCGCATGCTGGCGGCCATCGACAAGTCGGGCACCTACGGCAAGGACTTCTCGGCCCGCACCCTGAAGAACGTGGTGAGCGAGGAAACCAACGTGCGTCAGGTGGCCCTCAAGGTGCAGCTCGGCGAGGCCGACGCGGCCGTCGTGTACACCACAGACGTGACACCCATCCTGAAGCCGCTCGTGCGCGTGATCGCCCTGCCCAGCCGCTTCAACCAGAGTGCCTCGTATCCCATCGGGGTGCTCAAGGGCTCTGCCAGCCCCGTGGCGGCCCAAGCGTTCGTGACCTTCGTGCAGTCCGCCGCCGGCCAGAAGATTCTCAAGAAGTGGGGCTTCCTCAGCCCGCAGTGA
- a CDS encoding molybdopterin-binding protein: MQISARNTLSGTVKSITLGNVNAEIVLELPGGVELTSTITRHSAERLGLAVGQPASAIVKSSDVMIGVE, from the coding sequence ATGCAGATCAGCGCCCGCAACACCCTATCCGGCACTGTCAAATCCATCACCCTCGGGAACGTCAATGCCGAGATTGTCCTGGAACTTCCGGGCGGCGTGGAGCTGACCTCGACCATCACCCGCCACTCTGCCGAGCGGCTGGGCCTCGCGGTCGGCCAGCCTGCCTCCGCGATCGTCAAGTCCAGCGACGTGATGATCGGGGTGGAGTGA
- a CDS encoding ABC transporter permease, which translates to MAPLPLLLSLLMAAFLLLPTLVLLTRGLTADFLPTLGSPAVTDALRVSLLTTGITLLLTLTLVTPVAYLLARSRFPGRTVLDTLLDLPIVLPPVVAGVGLLLTFGRSGLLGPPLELAGISIAFSPAAVVMAQLFTSAPFYLRTAKAGFGSVDREVEAAARTDGADAWAVFRFITWPLAFPFLLEGLVLTWARALGEFGATILFAGSLQGNTRTITLAIYGALESDLAPALVLSAVMVLLSFAVLLAVRLLAARRAEMA; encoded by the coding sequence ATGGCACCGCTGCCACTGCTGCTCAGCCTGCTGATGGCCGCTTTTCTGCTGCTGCCGACCCTGGTGCTCCTCACGCGTGGGCTCACGGCGGACTTCTTGCCCACGCTGGGCAGCCCGGCCGTCACCGACGCCCTGCGGGTGAGCCTGCTCACCACTGGAATCACGCTGCTGCTAACCCTCACGCTGGTCACGCCGGTGGCCTATCTGCTGGCCCGTTCCCGCTTTCCCGGCCGCACGGTGCTGGACACGCTGCTCGACCTGCCGATCGTCCTGCCCCCGGTCGTGGCGGGCGTGGGGTTGCTGTTGACCTTCGGGCGCAGCGGACTGCTCGGCCCGCCCCTCGAACTGGCCGGGATCAGCATCGCGTTCTCGCCGGCCGCCGTGGTGATGGCACAACTGTTCACGTCAGCTCCGTTCTACCTGCGCACTGCGAAGGCAGGCTTCGGCTCGGTCGACCGTGAGGTGGAGGCGGCGGCCCGCACCGATGGTGCCGACGCCTGGGCCGTGTTCCGCTTCATCACGTGGCCGCTGGCCTTCCCGTTCCTGCTCGAGGGTCTGGTGCTGACCTGGGCGCGGGCGCTGGGCGAGTTCGGAGCCACCATCCTGTTCGCCGGTTCGCTCCAGGGCAACACCCGGACGATCACCCTGGCCATCTACGGCGCGCTGGAGTCCGATCTGGCCCCGGCGCTGGTGCTGTCGGCCGTGATGGTGCTGCTCTCGTTCGCGGTGCTGCTGGCGGTGCGCCTGCTTGCCGCCCGCCGCGCTGAAATGGCCTGA